AAAGGATTTTGAAGAAGAATACTAGAAATGAAGCTTTGAAAGCTGTTAGGGTTTATTTGAAGGATGAGTGGAAGATTATGCTCCCTTCCTTACTAGAATTGGCAGCGATGAAGTTTGGAAATTCTGTTGAGGAAATTCGTTGTTCTGAATTTGCTGATATTCCAGGTaatattttgtttgattgttgtaTAATTACTGATCATCATGGCATTAAAATTGACCAATTCTAGGGATCCAATATGTGTTCTTTTTAACAACTGCTTTTGATCTCATAACATTGCGTCAAACTGTTGAGACATGCCCAATTACCTCTTTGAACTTTCCCTATTTCAAGATGGGTGTTTGTAGAGATCAATTCATAATGTATTGACCTGTGCAATCTGacttatttttttgacatttcaATATAGCAAGAGATGCAATTACTATTAGACAAAGGGATTATAGGTTGCCACAATAACATTGCATCAGTTATGACAATGAAATGTAAGGAAGCCAATGTCTTTTACAATAATTGAGAATTGTTGTGACTTGTGAATATGAACACTTAAACAAATAATGTAAAGGACAGGCAAGAAAACAAGTGTTTTAATGGTACCTTAAGGTACCCTCTCCAAAATCAAagatagatattaataattttaacaatTACATTAAGAAATCTCATACTTAAATTCACTCTCTAGAGTTTATATAAACTGCTATGGAGTCTCACAAAATACAAGCATACTTCCTCACAAGATTCAACAACTAAAGAAATGTTGCTTTGGACTATTCCTCTACTCTTTTTCTCACTCTTAAGACCTTCTTTATAGGCTCTGGAGGTCAAACAAGTCTAATCTAGAAATCGCCAAAGAGATTCAGGCATGTTGAAAACAGTTTTGAGATTCTGACAATTGAGCCACCTGCTCGCTCGATCAAGCAGGTTATTGAACAAGCTACTGCCTGTTGCCTGATCATTCTGCTCGTTCAAGCATTCAGTAGCTCAGTCGAGCAGCCTTTTTTCTTCACGTTTTTGCTTTTCTCTTGCTTCAGTCTCTTGGCATATGGTGTCCCTTGCTTCCCCGTCATTTCCCTCTTCCATGCAAGCTTACACTTTCTCTATTAACTACTAAGTGCTCAAACACATCCTCATTCATGAATGATTTGGTTCTTGACTCAAAATGAATTATGGATACATGTCCTGCTTAGCATAATCAGTCTACTAATATTTGTTGAACTTGGATGGTACTGTTTATTGCATAAGGATGGAGTGTATCAATTGCTTTTGGAGTTTCCTGCTGATATTTCTCTTCCAATGATAATAGTGGCAATGTCAGATCATTTACTTCTCTTCAGACTTTTGATTTACATGGCTGATGGCTTTTAGTAGGAATGAAGAAACATGTTGGAGCAAAGAATGTACATTTTACTGGACATATTCCAAATGCGGATGATAAGGTCTTAGAGCAGCCCATGAATATATCTATTGATGACCCCTCCTACACGGACAAAGTGCAAGACGCTCTTCAATGCAATTCCATGCTGCAGCAGAACACTATGGATGATCCTTGCCCTGGTGCTTCTCAAGCAGTTTCTACTCTGTTGTTTACAAAGGTGGcagaaaatttgaataatgcAGCAGTTGTAGCGAACCAGACAGGATTAGAAGTTCATGCACCACCTGAAGTGACTTGTGTGCACGAACCTCTCGAAGTCAGTTCCGGTGAAGTGCACGTTACTGTGACGGATGCTCATCTGGAAGCACTTCAAACTGCTCAAACTGCTGTAGAAAACAATCCAGTGATTCATGCAATCCCTGAGGTGGACCCTGTGCAGCAAGCAGTGAAATCCAGTTTCACAAAAGAGTATGTTCCTGTGAGAAGTCCTGTTCCTGATGTTTCTCAACCTGCAAAGAGTTTGTCATCTGTAATTGAAATGCCCCAGGCACATCCAGAAGCACATGCATCTAGTGAGTCCCCTGAAAACGTTCAGAAGAACAGAGTGCACGAACCTCTCAAATACAGTTCCAATGAAGTGCAGGCTACTGTGACAGATGCTCTTCCAAAAGCACTTCAAACCGCTCAAACTACTGTAgaaaacaaatttgaaccaGTTATAAATGCAATTCCTAAGGTGGACCCTGTGCAGCAAGCAGTGAAATCCAGTTTTATGAAAGAGCATGTTGCTGTAAGAAGTCCTGTTCCTAATGTTTCTCCACCTGTCAAGTGTACGTCATCTGTACTGGAAACATATCAGGCAAAACCTGAAGCACATGCACCTAAAGCGTCCTCTGAAAATGTTCGGAAAGATAATAAATCAATAGGAGGCTGGCTATTCACTGGAACTGGCTATTCACTGGAACAGCATAGTAATAAGCGAAGTTTGATGGAGGCCCAGTGTTCTGGTCATGTTTTTGAGTGGAGTGACTCTATTGATAGCTGTTGCAGAGATTCACCTCTTTGGTCTCTCTTACCTCTGAATACAAAGAAATGTAAGGTGTCCGAATTCAAGAAGGATGAATGCAAAAGATATCTGAGGAGAGAAACAAAGAAGTGGAGTCCTCAAGAAGTGAACGCGTTGACAGATGGGGTGAAAAGATTTGGCAAAGGGAGATGGGAAGCCATCCGTTTCCTCTATGATGATGTCTTTAAAGAGAGAACATCAGTTGATTTGAAAGATAAATGGCGAAACCTGAGGAAGTCTGGCAGCTGATGGCATTTGAGATCAATCTTTTGCACTAACATAAAAGAAGATATATGTTTGTTCATGGTACGTACTTGCCACAAAAGCACATTAACCTTTTTAACCTCCTATTTTGTTATCAATTTTTAACAGGTCTAATgttgtaaataatttttgtaCATAGAACAAACCTCTCTATGGAAGATTTTTGACGTACTTGATAAGGGATGTTCTGTTCAACCCGAATGGGTCCTCGTCCCTAATCTCTAAGTTGAAAGATGCAAGAGAAGTCACTAGACCATGCTATGTTTGGTACTAATTGTCTAGTTAACTGCTTCAAAGGTAGAAATACTAATGACCAAGAAAATTAAATCTTATATTAGAACAGTATAATACAAAGATTATATAACACCTCTGTACGATTGTTTTAGGCAAATGAGTTACATTTTGATTGTACGAATAAGAGTACGAGACTCTAAGTGTTGAATTGCATAGTCGGGCTGTATACTTTTCTCGTTGAAGACCACTCAAGACGTAAGTTTTCCCATTTCTTATGAAGTTAGAATGTTACTCCATAAAAGGTTTATTCTTTTCTTCATTATAATTCCATCTTACTTGaatgtaataaattatatgtTTTTGTAACTCTGATCCTTGTGAATTATGATCATTGTTCGAAAACCTCTGTTGTATAGATAATTTATGGAAAATTAAATACTGATGACTGATGAGTGAGTGATCACTGATGAAGATGACAGATGCTCATTCATCTTGAACTTGTGATGATTTGGGGTAAAACTTTCTATTagcatttgtagtttttgtttatGTAAACTTTGGATTTATACTCCATTCATATTGGATTTGAGCTCAAGATCAGAATAAGGAAgctgattttgatcttgatttgAAGTATAAAATTAGCTTTCTTAGCCTTGAGCGAATCAAAAATAGTCCAAGCTGAGCCTTATTCAAGCTTGTTGGATTTGCGCTCAAGTGGAGTTTATCCAAGTTATGACTTGATTTAGCACATTTATGCCCTTAGCTTGATGTGAGCCAAACCAAAAAGAAGCACCCACGTCACAAATTATAGAAAATTTGCCCTACACTTCATTCCATGTGGTACATAAATTTCCTCATTTGAGCAGCATCAGTAGCTTTACCAAAAAGATTTATATGACATCATTCTTGAATTTGATTCGGATAATAGCGGCAAGATGATGAATGCAGAAATGACAATGTGTATATGGCTCCTCCCATCCACTATAAGGCTCGTCATCGATTCAAGGATGCATGCGTGACGATCATATATGAAACATAAACCTTCTACTAGTTACCAGGTGCCGAATGCAAGCCGAAAACCAAGACCATGAACTTGTGCTAATGGGAATAACTGAACATTAGCTTTTATGCCCATTGCAATCAACAATACTCATTTATACTTTACCAAGTCTTGCAAGAGACCGCCTTCCATAAAACCACTCATACAAGAGTAGCCCAATCAACCCAAATTCTAATTTTTTACAATATCCGATtactaaattaatcaatttaagatCACAAGTAATACGTTTATAAGAACTGACTTGTACTGTGAAACAATGTTGGAGGTGTTATCTTTAATCATGTGATCAGTCGCATGATTAGGATCACACAACATACTAGTGAATTATCCAAATTGTGCACTAGGAGAGGTCTACAGTGGCGGAGGGAAAGGGTATCATCGTAGCAAGTTTTTTCCTACACAAATAATAATCAAACTCCCACAATTTTGGAACACCAACACTATCAACACTACCATCCTCATTGGCTCTTCTAGCAATATcaaattcatttttcttttgcttGATATCCAAATATGGAGGATATCTTTTTGCATCGAGTTGTTCCATTTTTGCTATGACATCTAATAGAAGTTTTGCAATACTTACAACGAGCAATTGTTGAATCCAATTCATCAATTGTGTAATGATCCCACCATTTTGACCAATATTCCTCGTACAATAGTTGCGCGacattgatttttttgttttttaattgatggtcttgtatcttcatcttcattgaACAAGCGAGCAACACAAATTCAGTTCCTTCAGGAGTTTGTGAATTTCAATTATCATCGAAAGTTTGTGAATTTCAATTATCATCAAAAGATGAACCCATATTCTatacaaaacaataaaacatatCAATATATTAACGAATTGGTCAAAGAATTTTGTATTTACTCAAATATATTTTAGCTTAAATCAGGACATCTTTTTTTCACTTATTAGATAAACTTAACTTAAATATAAGTGAATTGGCAAATGTCTAataaaccaaaacacaaaatacAAATCACCTCCCAATTCTTCAACATTAAACCTTATCAAGTGCATTAAGTTCAACAATTGTTCAACAAAATCAGTTAGCAGTGTATTAAGTAATACAATTGTTCAACAAAATAACTCCCAATTTTCGCTGTTTTCACgttgaaga
The sequence above is drawn from the Amaranthus tricolor cultivar Red isolate AtriRed21 chromosome 5, ASM2621246v1, whole genome shotgun sequence genome and encodes:
- the LOC130812799 gene encoding uncharacterized protein LOC130812799; this encodes MDEKIASWILDFHLRKPICDKLIIAVLSSLPISNIDHDLKKTILLQCIESENSNGSISENTLKFLEIVQELDHEKGKMASDLMKKAYCAVAVDCTVRFLDENMEKNRVYTETVTIVWKTRVCNKGALISEESKRWLDDIESAVSDSSVRERILKKNTRNEALKAVRVYLKDEWKIMLPSLLELAAMKFGNSVEEIRCSEFADIPGMKKHVGAKNVHFTGHIPNADDKVLEQPMNISIDDPSYTDKVQDALQCNSMLQQNTMDDPCPGASQAVSTLLFTKVAENLNNAAVVANQTGLEVHAPPEVTCVHEPLEVSSGEVHVTVTDAHLEALQTAQTAVENNPVIHAIPEVDPVQQAVKSSFTKEYVPVRSPVPDVSQPAKSLSSVIEMPQAHPEAHASSESPENVQKNRVHEPLKYSSNEVQATVTDALPKALQTAQTTVENKFEPVINAIPKVDPVQQAVKSSFMKEHVAVRSPVPNVSPPVKCTSSVLETYQAKPEAHAPKASSENVRKDNKSIGGWLFTGTGYSLEQHSNKRSLMEAQCSGHVFEWSDSIDSCCRDSPLWSLLPLNTKKCKVSEFKKDECKRYLRRETKKWSPQEVNALTDGVKRFGKGRWEAIRFLYDDVFKERTSVDLKDKWRNLRKSGS